A genomic stretch from Erysipelothrix sp. HDW6C includes:
- a CDS encoding NAD-dependent epimerase/dehydratase family protein, whose product MKILITGANGFVGKNLVASLQPLGYEIYAYDRQNTLEDLKSLTRDCDFVVHLAGINRPKHPSDFFEGNATFTETLCSLLKSHNNKAPILISSSIQADLDNDYGQSKKMGEAVLLRHGIDNDSDVLIYRFSNLFGKWSRPNYNTVIATWCNNVAHGIDVHIDDPQKMMNFIYIDDVITEIIRAINGTPTRINDEYVVPISYNVSLGQTLELIQGFKHQRESLFVPNFKNGFERALYSTYLSFLPKDAFSYPLVSHHDDRGSFTEFVKSEDRGQVSINISKPGITKGNHWHNTKTEKFLVVQGEGLIQFRDVFETEIIEYVVSGTQLEVVDIPPGYTHNIINTGDDDMVTVMWVNEPFDPNNPDTFSEVV is encoded by the coding sequence ATGAAAATTCTTATAACAGGTGCGAATGGTTTTGTTGGTAAAAATTTAGTAGCATCACTCCAACCACTAGGTTATGAGATATATGCATATGACCGCCAAAATACACTAGAAGATCTCAAATCATTGACTCGTGATTGTGATTTCGTTGTGCATTTGGCGGGCATAAATCGCCCGAAACATCCGAGCGATTTTTTTGAAGGAAATGCAACATTCACAGAAACCTTGTGTTCACTTTTAAAAAGTCATAATAACAAAGCACCCATACTTATTTCATCGTCCATCCAAGCGGATTTGGACAATGATTACGGTCAAAGTAAAAAAATGGGGGAGGCTGTATTACTAAGACATGGTATTGACAATGATTCGGATGTTTTAATCTACCGATTCTCAAACTTATTTGGAAAATGGAGCCGTCCAAATTACAATACCGTCATTGCAACGTGGTGTAATAATGTTGCGCATGGTATTGATGTTCACATTGATGACCCACAGAAAATGATGAATTTCATTTATATTGATGATGTTATAACAGAGATTATTCGTGCTATAAATGGTACACCAACTCGTATAAATGATGAATATGTGGTGCCAATTAGTTATAACGTTTCATTAGGTCAAACGCTTGAGTTGATTCAGGGTTTCAAGCATCAACGCGAGAGTCTTTTTGTTCCCAATTTTAAAAATGGGTTTGAACGTGCACTATACAGTACTTATCTCTCATTTCTACCCAAGGATGCGTTCTCGTATCCACTTGTTTCACATCATGATGACCGCGGAAGTTTTACTGAATTTGTGAAGTCTGAGGATCGAGGTCAAGTAAGTATCAATATCTCAAAACCTGGAATTACAAAAGGGAATCATTGGCACAATACAAAAACTGAGAAATTCTTAGTAGTACAGGGTGAGGGGCTCATTCAGTTTAGAGATGTTTTTGAGACGGAGATCATTGAGTATGTTGTTTCAGGAACACAACTTGAAGTGGTCGATATTCCACCAGGGTATACACACAATATTATCAATACAGGTGATGATGATATGGTTACAGTAATGTGGGTTAATGAACCTTTTGATCCTAATAATCCTGATACATTTAGTGAGGTAGTATAA
- a CDS encoding SDR family NAD(P)-dependent oxidoreductase, translating to MFKDKILLVTGGTGSFGHAVVRRLLKEGMKEIRILSRDEKKQDDMRKAFNDARLSFYIGDVRDSSSLVHAMRSVDFVFHAAALKQVPSCEFFPVEAVKTNILGTDNVLETAINAGVKRVVCLSTDKAAYPINAMGISKAMMEKTIVAKARMATDTETVISTTRYGNVMASRGSVIPLFFQQIRDGKNLTLTNPKMTRFLMSLDEAVDLVLFAFENAEPGDLFVQKSPASTVEDLATAILELTQTEVSTQVIGTRHGEKVYETLLTKEEFVKSEDLGEYYRVPMDQRDLNYDKYFIEGEEKTSEDEYNSHNTYRLSVEEIKEKLLDLYEIREELKEFNL from the coding sequence ATGTTTAAAGATAAAATCCTGCTAGTTACTGGCGGTACCGGATCGTTTGGTCATGCGGTCGTACGACGACTTCTAAAAGAGGGAATGAAAGAAATACGTATTTTGTCACGTGATGAAAAGAAACAAGATGATATGCGAAAGGCATTCAATGATGCAAGGCTATCCTTCTACATCGGAGATGTTCGTGATTCCAGTTCACTTGTACATGCAATGCGCTCAGTCGATTTTGTCTTTCATGCAGCAGCACTGAAACAAGTCCCATCATGTGAATTCTTTCCTGTTGAGGCCGTTAAGACGAACATATTAGGCACGGACAATGTTTTAGAAACTGCTATAAATGCAGGTGTTAAACGTGTTGTATGTTTGTCAACAGATAAAGCAGCATATCCAATTAATGCAATGGGTATATCAAAAGCAATGATGGAAAAAACAATTGTTGCAAAGGCACGAATGGCTACAGATACAGAAACCGTTATTAGTACGACACGATATGGTAATGTCATGGCGTCCCGAGGTTCAGTCATTCCGCTCTTCTTCCAACAAATCAGAGATGGTAAGAATTTGACACTCACAAACCCAAAAATGACACGATTCCTCATGAGTCTTGATGAAGCTGTTGACTTGGTATTATTTGCATTTGAGAATGCGGAACCTGGCGATTTATTTGTTCAAAAATCACCAGCAAGTACGGTTGAAGATTTAGCAACTGCAATTCTTGAATTGACACAAACTGAAGTCTCGACGCAAGTTATTGGTACGCGTCATGGAGAAAAAGTCTACGAGACACTTCTCACAAAAGAAGAGTTCGTTAAATCAGAGGATTTGGGCGAGTACTATAGAGTTCCTATGGACCAAAGAGACTTAAACTATGACAAGTATTTCATTGAAGGGGAAGAAAAGACATCTGAGGATGAATACAATTCCCATAATACATACCGACTTTCAGTAGAAGAAATCAAAGAAAAGTTGCTCGATCTTTACGAGATAAGAGAAGAACTAAAGGAGTTTAACCTATAA
- a CDS encoding sugar transferase, whose protein sequence is MNKKNNIKAILLFTLKMFVYTILLCIFVIGFGYRYPGLKILSRTFVITSATFLITTFLMTNVYGTLDIGGKKSKPILYSMVLNVFITDLVTYIALKIMGYHDMTTLGGDLLFLFGIFVLQFIFIKVTISLANNIFFKFSQPEKTVVIQNNSRHLEKMMHFLNRHTKQYEVIHTVKQEDIDTINFGSVERVILLDVDNEYFLKYIERCYLLDINIMFNAGLNDVLKKPKASFVIDDILMFEISGQKITIVQAFVKRFIDIAVSAIALLLLSPLMLIIALCVKLNDGGPVFYSQGRLTKDGKIFEVYKFRSMKVDSGDKPVSVDDDRITKVGKFIRKFRIDELPQLINIIKGDMSIVGPRPESVYMTENIIKIVPQFGFRLKVKGGLTGYAQIFGKYNTHPLDKLLLDIEYIENFSIMNDFKLMLQTLIVFVKKDSTEAFEESVDQ, encoded by the coding sequence ATGAATAAAAAAAATAATATAAAGGCTATACTGCTTTTCACACTAAAAATGTTTGTTTACACAATACTTTTGTGTATTTTTGTCATCGGATTTGGGTACCGTTACCCAGGTCTTAAAATACTCTCTCGTACATTTGTTATTACGAGTGCAACATTTCTCATTACAACTTTTTTGATGACAAACGTTTATGGAACGTTGGATATTGGTGGTAAAAAGTCAAAGCCAATTTTGTATTCAATGGTGCTGAATGTCTTTATAACGGACTTAGTTACCTATATTGCTCTTAAAATTATGGGCTACCATGATATGACGACACTGGGCGGAGACTTGCTTTTCTTATTCGGTATTTTCGTATTACAGTTCATTTTCATAAAAGTTACAATCTCACTTGCTAACAATATTTTCTTTAAGTTCTCTCAACCCGAAAAAACAGTTGTGATACAGAATAATTCAAGACATTTAGAAAAGATGATGCATTTTCTTAATCGACATACTAAACAATACGAGGTTATACATACAGTAAAACAAGAAGATATTGATACCATAAACTTCGGTTCTGTGGAACGCGTGATTTTATTAGATGTAGATAACGAATATTTCTTGAAGTATATCGAACGCTGTTATTTATTAGATATTAATATTATGTTTAATGCTGGGCTTAATGATGTTCTAAAGAAACCGAAAGCATCCTTTGTTATCGACGATATTCTTATGTTCGAGATATCTGGTCAAAAAATTACGATAGTCCAAGCGTTTGTTAAACGATTTATCGACATTGCCGTGTCCGCCATCGCTTTATTGTTGCTTTCACCACTAATGTTAATCATTGCTCTGTGTGTAAAGTTAAATGATGGGGGACCTGTATTCTACTCACAAGGAAGACTTACAAAAGATGGTAAAATCTTTGAAGTTTATAAATTCCGTAGTATGAAAGTCGATTCTGGGGACAAACCAGTTTCAGTTGATGATGATCGAATTACGAAAGTTGGGAAGTTTATTCGTAAATTTAGAATTGACGAATTGCCACAACTTATTAACATTATCAAAGGGGATATGAGCATTGTAGGACCACGTCCAGAAAGTGTCTATATGACTGAAAATATCATTAAGATTGTTCCTCAATTTGGATTCCGCCTAAAAGTAAAAGGTGGCTTGACTGGATATGCGCAGATTTTTGGTAAATACAACACACATCCCCTGGACAAATTATTATTAGATATTGAGTACATTGAAAACTTCTCCATTATGAACGATTTCAAATTGATGCTTCAAACACTGATTGTTTTCGTTAAAAAAGATAGCACTGAGGCATTTGAAGAAAGTGTTGATCAATAA
- the wecB gene encoding non-hydrolyzing UDP-N-acetylglucosamine 2-epimerase, translating to MKKLKVMTVVGTRPEIIRLSAVIKRLESSEAIEHVLVHTGQNYDYELNQVFFDDFKLRKPDYFLETATGQPIGTIGNILINIEPVLQEVNPDAFLVLGDTNSCLCAIAAKRMHIPVFHMEAGNRCFDQRVPEETNRKIVDHIADINLTYSDIAREYLLREGLSADRIIKTGSPMFEVINTRRSDLETNTIVSRMDLVANEYFVVSAHRDENISSEVNFLKLMESINAVAEAYQLPVIISTHPRTQKMIDSQGIVFHPLVRVLKPMGFNDYVTLQMHSRATLSDSGTISEESSILKFKALNLREAHERPEAMEETSVMMVGVGKERVLQGLKVLETQGNDTLRYVSDYSMPNVSEKVLRIILSYTDYVNRVVWSE from the coding sequence ATGAAAAAACTCAAAGTAATGACGGTTGTGGGAACACGACCCGAAATAATTCGATTATCGGCGGTTATTAAGCGTCTTGAGAGCAGTGAAGCGATTGAGCATGTACTTGTTCATACTGGTCAAAACTATGACTATGAGTTGAATCAAGTATTCTTTGATGATTTTAAACTCCGTAAGCCAGATTATTTTTTGGAAACAGCAACTGGTCAACCGATTGGAACAATTGGGAATATTTTAATAAATATTGAACCAGTTCTTCAAGAAGTAAATCCAGATGCGTTCTTAGTTCTTGGAGACACCAATAGTTGTCTTTGTGCAATTGCAGCAAAACGCATGCACATTCCGGTATTTCATATGGAAGCAGGTAATCGTTGTTTTGATCAAAGAGTTCCTGAGGAGACAAATCGTAAGATTGTCGACCATATTGCCGACATTAATTTGACTTACAGCGATATTGCCCGTGAATACTTATTGCGTGAAGGACTTTCCGCAGATCGAATTATTAAAACTGGAAGTCCAATGTTTGAGGTAATTAACACGCGCCGTTCTGACTTAGAAACGAATACTATTGTTTCAAGAATGGATTTAGTTGCGAATGAATACTTTGTTGTTTCCGCACATCGTGATGAGAATATTAGTTCAGAGGTTAATTTCTTAAAGCTTATGGAGAGTATCAATGCAGTCGCTGAGGCTTATCAATTGCCGGTTATAATCAGCACCCATCCTCGAACCCAAAAAATGATTGATTCTCAAGGGATTGTCTTTCATCCGTTAGTTCGTGTTCTTAAACCAATGGGCTTCAATGATTATGTAACGCTTCAGATGCATTCTAGAGCAACACTAAGTGATAGTGGTACAATTTCTGAAGAGTCTTCGATTTTGAAATTTAAGGCGCTCAACCTGAGAGAAGCACACGAGCGTCCTGAAGCGATGGAAGAAACATCTGTAATGATGGTGGGTGTGGGCAAAGAACGTGTCCTACAAGGCTTGAAAGTCCTTGAGACACAAGGAAATGACACGCTTCGCTACGTCTCAGACTATAGCATGCCCAATGTCTCTGAAAAAGTCCTACGAATCATCCTTTCTTATACCGACTATGTTAATAGGGTCGTATGGAGTGAATAA
- a CDS encoding glycosyltransferase, with product MKVLFINSVVDFGSTGKIVRSLADGLKEQGHEVLIAYGRHSKEPSHDTFYIGDKPSMAYHMLMSHFFGRHGLHSTKATKRLIDKIKEFKPDIIHLHNVHGYYLNVKMLLEYLATTDIRVLWTLHDAWTISGSSAYFDFHGCKVWEDGCVECNSTKDYPASLFIKRQRKNFAWKKKTISQLKNVTFITPSKWLKELGETSFLRQFPIEVVYNGIDVETFNSDNNKKREPKVLLGVANKWETRKGLEDFISLSERISEDYQIILIGLSKEQIARLPQNITGIERTANVQELVGYYASAYAFINPTYEDNYPTTNLEALACGTPVIAYDTGGNNEISNEHVIIVKQGCIDGIIDALPAIEEIDMTTFDVNSISAHTFLMNMMSFYKI from the coding sequence ATGAAAGTTTTATTTATCAATTCAGTTGTTGATTTCGGAAGTACCGGTAAGATTGTTCGTTCATTAGCCGATGGGCTTAAAGAACAAGGACATGAAGTTTTGATTGCGTATGGTCGTCATTCGAAAGAACCATCTCATGACACCTTTTATATTGGTGATAAGCCATCCATGGCTTATCACATGCTTATGAGTCATTTCTTTGGCCGACATGGACTTCATTCAACAAAAGCTACAAAACGTTTGATTGATAAAATAAAGGAGTTCAAACCGGATATTATTCATCTGCACAATGTTCATGGTTATTATCTTAACGTTAAAATGCTACTCGAGTACCTTGCAACAACAGATATCAGAGTGCTTTGGACGCTGCATGACGCATGGACAATCAGTGGAAGCTCAGCTTATTTTGACTTCCATGGGTGCAAGGTTTGGGAGGATGGATGTGTTGAATGCAATTCAACCAAAGACTATCCTGCTTCGTTGTTTATCAAACGACAACGAAAGAATTTTGCATGGAAGAAAAAAACAATCTCACAACTTAAAAATGTTACATTCATTACGCCATCCAAGTGGTTAAAGGAACTTGGTGAAACATCGTTTCTAAGACAATTTCCAATTGAAGTTGTATATAATGGGATTGATGTTGAAACCTTTAATTCTGATAACAACAAGAAGCGAGAGCCTAAAGTGCTTTTGGGTGTTGCGAATAAATGGGAGACACGCAAAGGACTCGAAGATTTCATTTCATTGAGTGAACGCATTAGTGAGGACTACCAAATTATCTTAATTGGACTCAGCAAAGAGCAAATTGCACGTCTACCCCAAAATATCACAGGCATTGAACGAACTGCAAATGTCCAAGAACTTGTTGGTTACTATGCTTCAGCGTACGCATTCATTAACCCAACATATGAAGACAATTATCCGACAACAAATTTAGAGGCACTTGCCTGCGGCACTCCTGTGATTGCCTATGACACTGGAGGAAATAATGAAATTTCAAATGAGCATGTTATTATCGTTAAGCAAGGATGCATCGATGGAATTATTGATGCGCTTCCTGCAATTGAAGAAATTGATATGACAACCTTTGATGTTAATTCAATCAGTGCACATACATTTTTAATGAATATGATGTCATTTTATAAAATATAG
- a CDS encoding glycosyltransferase family 4 protein, which yields MKVLYISSTKAGVLSQGIYYDLMQEFVENGHEMYCAFANEKRFGEPTHVFEANEITYLGIETGNITKNPNLITKGIATLQIDGQFKKALKEHFGAIHFDLVLVSTPPITFTKTLQYLHNCKSIVYLMLKDIFPQNAVDLEMFSKGGLIHRFFSRKELKSYQIADLIGCMSPANVDYMNTHFPQFQDKVSLLPNAIKIHEAFTSSVRKSDFGIPENDIILLYGGNVGLPQGPDFIVECLKALEAVENVTLVIAGSGSHIPLIEKTIHDNDLKNSRYIGQLDIDTYNGLTALCDIGLIFLDYRFKIPNYPQRLLSYLKESKPVICATDVSTDIGTIAEDNHYGVRVLSNDVESWVRAVEKLCVNESLRKEMGANGKTFLELNYNVEHAYSLIMSQLKEKNYV from the coding sequence ATGAAAGTACTGTATATTAGCAGCACCAAGGCAGGTGTGTTGAGCCAAGGAATCTATTATGATTTAATGCAAGAATTTGTTGAAAATGGTCATGAAATGTATTGTGCATTTGCTAATGAGAAACGTTTTGGGGAACCAACTCATGTTTTTGAAGCAAACGAGATTACCTATTTAGGGATTGAAACGGGTAATATTACGAAGAACCCAAATCTTATTACTAAAGGAATCGCAACATTGCAAATTGACGGTCAATTTAAGAAAGCGTTGAAGGAACACTTTGGTGCGATACATTTTGATTTGGTCCTTGTTTCAACACCGCCCATTACATTTACCAAGACACTTCAATATCTTCATAATTGCAAGTCAATTGTGTACTTGATGCTCAAGGATATTTTCCCTCAGAATGCTGTTGATCTTGAAATGTTTTCTAAAGGGGGGCTTATTCATCGTTTCTTCTCAAGAAAAGAGCTTAAGTCATACCAAATTGCCGATTTAATTGGCTGTATGTCACCCGCAAATGTTGATTATATGAATACCCATTTTCCGCAATTCCAAGACAAGGTTTCACTCTTGCCTAATGCTATAAAAATTCATGAAGCTTTCACTTCGAGTGTAAGAAAATCCGACTTTGGAATACCAGAAAATGATATAATACTTTTATATGGAGGTAATGTTGGTTTACCACAAGGTCCTGATTTTATCGTCGAGTGTCTCAAGGCCTTAGAGGCGGTTGAGAATGTAACACTTGTTATCGCAGGATCAGGAAGCCATATTCCATTAATTGAAAAGACGATTCATGATAATGATTTGAAGAATTCGCGCTACATTGGTCAACTAGATATTGATACATACAATGGATTGACTGCGCTTTGTGATATTGGACTTATTTTTCTAGACTACCGTTTTAAAATTCCAAATTATCCGCAACGTCTCCTAAGTTATCTCAAGGAGAGTAAACCAGTCATCTGTGCTACTGATGTATCAACAGATATTGGAACAATTGCTGAGGATAATCACTATGGAGTTCGTGTTCTAAGTAATGATGTTGAATCATGGGTAAGGGCTGTAGAGAAATTATGTGTCAACGAATCATTGCGAAAAGAAATGGGTGCAAATGGTAAGACATTTTTAGAGTTAAATTACAATGTCGAGCATGCGTATTCACTCATCATGAGTCAACTTAAGGAGAAAAACTATGTTTAA